The following coding sequences are from one Aethina tumida isolate Nest 87 chromosome 2, icAetTumi1.1, whole genome shotgun sequence window:
- the LOC109603613 gene encoding caspase-1-like encodes MEPDKDEADFWIFNKSVDESKKGEILGPDPFADYYDMTHDKRGIAVIFNQVNFSIKCSTREGSDKDRDDLQQLLNELNFEVKTYNDLNVSEITDVLKIVSKMDHSLNDCLLISVMTHGDDGILYGKDGPYPVKNLWKLFTGENCPSLAGKPKLFFIQACRGNGTDPGVELISKRILTDEPDGSKDHELTYSIPVMADILIMYSTTEGYYSWRDPNLGTYFIQSLVYQLRKLHDKNDLLTILTFVNRQVAIEFTSEESGKTQLSGCKQMCSIVSRLTRILKFNEK; translated from the exons ATGGAGCCTGACAAAGACGAAGCTGACTTCTGGATTTTTAACAA atCCGTTGATGAATCGAAAAAAGGTGAAATCCTGGGTCCGGATCCTTTCGCGGATTATTATGACATGACCCATGATAAACGGGGCATCGCTGTAATTTTCAATCAGGTCAACTTCTCTATAAAATGTTCCACTAGAGAAGGATCTGACAAAGATCGGGACGATCtgcaacaattattaaacGAGTTGAACTTCGAAGTTAAAACCTACAACGACTTGAACGTTTCCGAAATCACTGATGTCCTAAAAATAG TTTCGAAGATGGACCATAGTTTAAATGATTGTCTCTTAATTTCGGTAATGACGCATGGGGACGATGGAATACTTTATGGAAAGGATGGGCCTTATCCTGTTAAAAATTTGTGGAAACTGTTTACCGGTGAGAACTGCCCTTCTTTAGCAGGGAAACCGAAGTTGTTCTTCATTCAGGCTTGTCGAGGAAATGGTACTGATCCCGGCGTGGAACTGATATCAAAACGGATTCTTACTGACGAACCAGATGGGAGCAAAGACCATGAATTAACCTATTCCATTCCTGTAATGGCGGACATACTGATTATGTATTCCACGACTGAAG gctACTACTCCTGGAGGGACCCTAATCTAGGAACATACTTCATCCAATCGCTAGTTTATCAGCTGAGGAAACTTCACGACAAAAATGATCTTTTAACCATTCTAACTTTTGTTAATAGACAAGTTGCAATAGAATTTACTTCAGAGGAATCAGGAAAAACACAGTTGTCTGGATGCAAGCAGATGTGCTCAATTGTCAGCAGGTTGACTAGAatcttgaaatttaatgaaaagtga
- the LOC109594601 gene encoding uncharacterized protein LOC109594601, which translates to MDKRLIVKPVSIGINIYCLVQELIWTCFALVCILYRFEVFSVDNRGFVMKGDLKWSWLLFLTDENDRSYRNINSIEFLIFLIIYLCSSFVIVGLSSYIIQTLITSNDKWGKGMTYMHGSTGALMIATSIVDIILYSLILVDRTYLKDLPNFDQIATSSNILSAYLFTANMVIRGYAVWVINIVVGALLIRFAVVIKRNANKTPPGSLISVYDSKSPPDGWMDVGRDNPNFIDLEGVPHPSQEDGGPSSLRNYYLNPETDLPNRIYDNQMYDDDYPYIPTPDYTPPASPPPNSRPILKTNGRYAPSDSIFD; encoded by the exons ATGGATAAAAGACTTATAGTGAAGCCAGTGTCTATAGGAATCAACATTTACTGTCTt GTACAAGAGCTGATTTGGACATGTTTTGCATtagtatgtattttatacCGATTTGAGGTATTTAGTGTGGATAATAGAGGTTTTGTAATGAAAGGAGATTTAAAGTGGTCATGGTTATTATTTCTCACCG ATGAAAATGATAGATCATATAGAAATATCAACAGCATAGAattcttgatttttttaataatatacctTTGCTCCAGTTTTGTAATAGTTGGTTTATCATCGTATATAATTCAGA ctTTAATTACGTCAAACGATAAATGGGGAAAAGGCATGACATATATGCACGGTTCTACAGGAGCTTTAATGATAGCAACATCTATTgtagatattatattatattcactAATCTTAGTCGATAGGACTTACTTAAAAGATTTG cccAATTTTGATCAAATCGCCACCTCAAGTAATATATTGTcagcatatttatttactgcCAACATGGTTATAAGAGGATATGCGGTATGGGTTATTAATATAGTTGTGGGAGCACTGCTTATTAGATTTGCTGTGGTGATAAAAAGAAAT gctAATAAAACTCCTCCAGGGTCTCTTATTTCGGTATATGATTCCAAGAG cccACCTGATGGTTGGATGGACGTAGGCAGAGATAATCcaaatttcattgatttaGAAGGCGTACCACATCCATCACAGGAAGATGGAGGACCATCTTCTCtgagaaattactatttaaatccAGAAACCGACTTACCCAATAGAATATACGATAATCAAATGTACGATGACGATTATCCTTATATACCAACACCAGATTATACACCTCCAGCTAGTCCACCACCTAATTCAAGGCCTATTTTGAAGACGAATGGTAGATATGCCCCAAGTGATtcgatatttgattaa
- the LOC109603612 gene encoding uncharacterized protein LOC109603612 — MNRTVLLVQSLLFLWFIGVVYSEHQKRHVHHKIILEDERPKRHHHHHHHNEHRQHKKKKQHNKGHDTHHYNHHVFHKHSFEDSSKDNSYEVFSKPKRHHKYSKPAYESSERSVEISEPYRKHHNHRHEWKPLLSYDDSSLSVTHRYESGSPKQDYTNKYFSQSAFNIDITTARTPSHQSKFDTSFYPPIDYFNQKSTAVPKFENIFEESKTVIDKKKPPTKINSTFFTENLRSYEVTEANTEIIKPFVINTTESNLFNTKFKPFTVNVEETKPVESNISFKRGRIVRGKRKHN, encoded by the exons ATGAACCGCACCGTATTGTTAGTGCAATCGTTGTTGTTTCTTTGGTTTATTGGTGTTGTGTACAGTGAACATCAGAAGAGACATGTGCATCACAAGATAATATTGGAGGATGAGCGTCCGAAGAGGCATCATCATCACCATCATCATAACGAACACAGGCAACATAAGAAGaaaaaacaacataataaaGGGCACGATACTCACCATTATAATCATCATGTTTTCCATAAGCACAGCTTTGAAGACTCAAGTAAAGATAACAGCTATGAAGTGTTTTCAAAACCTAAG cgGCACCATAAATATTCGAAACCCGCTTATGAGTCCTCAGAAAGATCGGTGGAAATCAGCGAACCATACAGGAAACACCACAATCACAGACATGAGTGGAAGCCTCTTTTGTCTTATGACGATTCATCTTTATCAGTAACTCACCGTTATGAAAGTGGAAGTCCCAAACAAGACTACACCAATAAATACTTCTCACAATCTGCTTTTAATATAGATATAACAACAGCGAGAACTCCAAGTCATCAGTCTAAGTTTGACACATCATTTTATCCGccgattgattattttaatcaaaagtcGACCGCAGTGCCAAAATTCGAAAACATATTCGAAGAGAGCAAGACTGTTATAGACAAAAAGAAACCACCGACAAAGATAAATTCGACTTTCTTCACTGAAAATTTACGCAGTTACGAAGTCACTGAAGCAAATACAGAAATAATCAAGCCTTTTGTAATCAACACAACAGAATCCAATTTATTCAACACTAAGTTCAAGCCGTTTACGGTGAATGTAGAGGAGACAAAGCCGGTTGAAAGTAATATTTCATTCAAGAGAGGAAGAATCGTTAGAGGAAAGCGTAAACACAATTGA
- the LOC109603614 gene encoding anaphase-promoting complex subunit 2, with the protein MDYAAAWALAEKVFPVLNKEIETHEIEGKGTKRELNQLIEIANKMGLGKKIHDHIFNKIRERFRSDVAPQFWFILTRRTDEIFRQVYTAINELYDSYKRLERVMKKLDLFKVGTNVSGKIWNEENSRDMLQLLCKGTLLLHLNLKYHSRLLIFYEHALKLEDIDEIGTDCINCTGTYTECKCRDIFQETNRKLGELGLLEPLCGQIITNLIYEYIYTDIQKTCKDNYDASFIESLERWLQNVVISWLQSIYRYETSTPLEKSLEVFKVKLTNYLYNTYTKIRIDQLFDIIIEYPESLPALEDLKICLPRTDLKPYLIKRLQKAMETRLLHPGVSTPDVLTAYVSAIRSLKVLDPTGLLLQTVTQPVHQYLRSREDTVRCVVTSLTEEGPNDLAEELVRGEAVVVDENAPVSDEGGENWETWMPDPIDAVPSKSSNVRRTSDIISMLVNVYGSTELFVNEYRTLLADRLLSQHSCDTEKEIRYLELLKLRFGDSQLHYCEVMLKDIADSKRINQNIKQDPDYSEGQTPLSAMIVSSQFWPPFKEEKLKVHKTLEEQMEAYTSAFEKLKGSRTLCWKHHLGMVDLEVELPDRTLTLSVSPAHATIIMHFQDKNIWELEELSKVMQCPATLLRKKMSFWQSHGVIVETQTDTFQIQDGAGTSSQNIQEDIFVEDFESESAMASAQDQREEELQTFWSYIVGMLMNLETLPIERIHQMLKMFAFQGPTLECSMQELKVFLDRKVREHQLICSGGFYSLPK; encoded by the exons ATGGATTACGCCGCGGCATGGGCTTTAGCAGAAAAGGTTTTTccagttttaaataaagaaatagagACCCATGAAATAGAAGGAAAAGGCACGAAAAgagaattaaatcaattaatagaaattgcaaataaaatgggtTTAGGCAAGAAAATCCACgatcatatatttaataaaattcgagAACGGTTTAGATCGGACGTAGCTCCACAATTTTGGTTTATACTAACTAGGAGGACTGATGAGATATTCAGGCAGGTTTACACTGCCATCAATGAATTGTACGATTCATACAAACGCTTAGAAAGAGTTATGAAAAAGTTGGACTTATTTAAAGTGGGCACAAATGTCTCTGGTAAGATATGGAATGAGGAAAACTCGCGAGACATGTTGCAGCTACTTTGCAAAGGAACCTTACTTTtgcatttaaatctaaaatatcattcgagattgttgatattttatgaACATGCTTTAAAATTGGAAGACATTGATGAAATAGGAACAGATTGTATAAATTGCACTGGTACTTACACAGAATGTAAATGCAGGGATATATTTCAAGAAACAAACAG aaaactagGTGAATTGGGCCTTTTAGAACCTTTATGTGggcaaataattacaaatttaatttatgaatacatATATACAGATATTCAAAAAACCTGCAAAGATAATTATGATGCATCTTTTATAGAGTCACTAGAGAGA TGGCTTCAAAATGTGGTAATTTCATGGTTGCAATCTATATACCGATATGAAACAAGTACTCCCTTAGAGAAGTCCCTAGAAGTGTTCAaggttaaattaacaaattatcttTACAATACATATACCAAAATTAGAATTGATCagttatttgatataattattg AATATCCTGAGTCTCTACCTGCTTTGGAAGACCTAAAAATATGCCTGCCCAGAACAGATTTAAAAccttatttgataaaaagattgcaaaaagCAATGGAGACGAGATTGCTACATCCTGGGGTTAGTACACCTGATGTCCTCACCGCTTATGTATCAGCAATTCGTTCCCTTAAAGTCCTGGACCCCACTGGACTACTTTTACAAACAGTAACACAACCAGTACACCAGTATTTACGTAGTAGAGAAGATACAGTGCG gTGTGTTGTGACAAGTTTAACTGAAGAAGGTCCAAATGATCTAGCGGAAGAACTTGTAAGAGGTGAAGCCGTTGTCGTGGATGAAAATGCTCCGGTGAGTGATGAAGGCGGCGAAAACTGGGAGACATGGATGCCTGATCCAATTGATGCAGTCCCAT CAAAATCATCAAACGTGCGCCGCACTTCCGACATAATTTCGATGCTGGTGAACGTTTACGGAAGCACCGAATTGTTCGTGAACGAATATAGAACACTCCTGGCCGACAGGCTGTTGTCACAGCATTCGTGCGATACGGAGAAAGAAATTCGTTACTTGGAGCTACTGAAACTGCGCTTCGGCGATTCACAGCTTCACTATTGCGAAGTGATGCTCAAGGACATAGCTGATTCGAAACGTATCAACCAAAACATCAAACAAGATCCAGATTATAGTGAAGGTCAGACACCGTTGTCGGCTATGATTGTATCGTCGCAGTTTTGGCCACCATTTAAAGAAGAAAAGTTGAAAGTACACAAAACTTTGGAAGAACAAATGGAAGCTTACACTAGTGCTTTTGAGAAGCTGAAAGGTAGTAGGACGCTCTGTTGGAAACACCACCTAGGAATGGTTGACTTGGAGGTTGAACTTCCTGACAGGACTTTAACGCTTTCCGTGTCACCAGCACATGCCACCATTATAATGCATTTTCAAGATAAAA ATATTTGGGAGTTGGAGGAACTGAGTAAAGTTATGCAATGCCCCGCTACTTTACTAAGGAAGAAAATGAGCTTCTGGCAGTCCCATGGAGTGATAGTGGAGACACAGACTGATACATTCCAGATACAAGACGGCGCTGGAACAAGCAGTCAAAATATTCAGGAGGATATCTTTGTTGAAGACTTTGAATCAGAGTCCGCCATGGCAAGTGCTCAAGATCAACGGGAAGAGGAATTGCAA ACGTTTTGGTCTTATATTGTGGGTATGCTAATGAATCTCGAGACCCTACCTATCGAAAGGATTCATCAGATGTTAAAAATGTTCGCGTTCCAAGGGCCAACCTTGGAGTGCAGTATGCAGGAGTTAAAAGTGTTTTTAGATAGGAAAGTTAGAGAACATCAGTTAATTTGCTCTGGAGGATTTTATTCATTaccaaaataa